The Panicum virgatum strain AP13 chromosome 5K, P.virgatum_v5, whole genome shotgun sequence genome has a window encoding:
- the LOC120705794 gene encoding uncharacterized protein LOC120705794, producing MSALKPAWGNPKGLTMKSVGDNLFIAEFGLKRDRDRVLEGSPWTVGKRAVLTQEFDASMRPGDIHFEEMSIWVRIKNLPFGLMNGKWGYEIANKVGTVEKLDLDDQNRAWGPYLRAKVRINITKPLRRGVSIFSTKRQRPEWYEVCYERLPNYCYACGIIGHSSIECPTPADRDENGLLPYSTDLRAQVDRKKNFFVDMNSQGSASIGKNNTDNGQGSEPTRSITKSSYNQTFGTGVPREQNESHSNDDKGGEDTLPSRMNNIEGAILNDSPKHDIPICIRKEISQENSCNSSGQGKKRKPFQSSEQGEKDLIMEDTNGAGSMEMALVAVQPTGPPYTRAAYADDEPYEVVNEQVKRQRKEYEPTLSISAVAGTQPRRKP from the coding sequence ATGTCAGCTTTGAAACCAGCATGGGGAAATCCGAAGGGACTGACGATGAAATCAGTTGGGGATAATTTGTTTATAGCTGAATTTGGCCTAAAGAGGGATAGGGATAGAGTTTTGGAAGGTTCACCATGGACTGTTGGTAAGCGAGCTGTTCTTACTCAAGAGTTTGATGCTTCTATGAGACCAGGAGATATTCACTTTGAGGAAATGTCTATTTGGGTAAGAATTAAAAACCTCCCTTTTGGTCTGATGAATGGGAAGTGGGGATATGAGATAGCAAACAAAGTGGGGACTGTAGAGAAACTTGATTTGGATGATCAAAACCGTGCTTGGGGGCCTTATCTCAGAGCAAAGGTGAGGATCAATATTACAAAGCCGCTTCGAAGAGGTGTTTCGATTTTCTCAACCAAAAGACAAAGGCCAGAGTGGTATGAGGTGTGCTACGAAAGATTACCAAATTATTGTTATGCATGTGGAATCATTGGGCATTCTTCAATAGAGTGCCCTACACCAGCTGATCGAGATGAGAATGGTCTTCTTCCTTACAGTACCGACTTACGAGCTCAGGTTGATAGAAAGAAAAACTTTTTTGTTGACATGAACAGCCAAGGCTCTGCTTCAATAGGGAAAAACAACACAGATAATGGGCAGGGATCAGAGCCAACACGTTCAATTACAAAATCATCTTACAACCAGACTTTTGGTACTGGTGTTCCAAGAGAACAGAATGAAAGTCATAGTAATGATGATAAAGGGGGCGAGGATACACTTCCCAGCAGAATGAATAACATAGAGGGGGCAATCTTGAATGATAGTCCAAAGCACGATATCCCAATTTGCATAAGAAAAGAAATATCTCAGGAAAATAGCTGTAACTCTTCAGGccaagggaaaaaaagaaagccTTTTCAAAGTTCTGAACAAGGGGAGAAAGATTTAATAATGGAAGATACTAATGGTGCTGGCTCTATGGAAATGGCCTTAGTGGCGGTCCAGCCAACTGGACCACCTTATACTAGAGCGGCTTACGCAGATGATGAACCATATGAAGTAGTGAATGAACAAGTTAAGAGGCAGAGGAAGGAGTATGAACCCACACTGAGTATATCGGCGGTGGCTGGGACCCAGCCCCGCCGAAAGCCATGA
- the LOC120705795 gene encoding uncharacterized protein LOC120705795, translated as MTKTEDDLAAVTSRVAAVEDKFDSIDKKLDKLDNLLTLMEGFNRWCPSVDKGLLDAYQSVRDLTSRVETLESHPVLVSTNAPTREEEVQANGHRPLQNHQGRDAGALALHPALVTGEHPLPDQPYCNPTVNLPLSPHTKEYRLPKTDFPRFDGIDPKLWKDKAEKYFRLFKVPAHMWSPFATMHFNTTAARWLQTYEAQHSVETWAELCVALVNKYGKDNYHHHMKDILQCRQTEDVTSYHTTFNESMHKVLMHNEALDDIFFATKFVEGLKPQIRNALMLHKPRTVDAALSLALMQEEMLEHNQKRYSVRNARHYTGGGVNPERPSSSADKGVLGAAPTEEKSSAKPQGASKFDSLRAQRKARGECFKCGAKYGPNHKCPKHVPLHVLEELLEVIQIDQEDDHSEASTHSSDEDNLMSLSHWAAAGTMGKKTIRLQGQIGGKEILILVDSGSSSNFISETLAQQLKCPLADIPVTAVTVANGGKLTTSKVAPALSGWTQGHTFTTNLKLLNIQCYDMILGMEWLEEFSPMWVDWKRKSIRCTHHSKRITLRGVKDNTTSCTKLSSKKLQGILRMGNFAQLVQLCAVAEQPQDAAIPAAIQSVLDSNKDLFKEPTSLPPKRVFDHQIDLLPGTKPVNIKPYRYSPTQKDEIERQITEMLNNGVIKPSTSPFASPVLLVKKKDGT; from the coding sequence ATGACGAAGACAGAGGACGATCTGGCGGCGGTGACCTCGCGTGTCGCAGCcgtcgaagacaagttcgactcCATCGACAAGAAGCTGGACAAGCTGGATAACCTCCTCACGCTCATGGAGGGGTTCAACCGATGGTGCCCATCGGTGGACAAGGGACTCCTGGACGCCTACCAGTCCGTGAGAGACCTGACGTCGCGTGTGGAGACGCTGGAATCACATCCGGTTCTCGTCTccaccaatgcaccgacgcgcGAGGAAGAGGTGCAGGCCAACGGCCACCGTCCACTACAGAATCACCAGGGTCGTGATGCCGGGGCTCTTGCCCTGCATCCTGCCCTGGTCACGGGTGAGCATCCCCTGCCGGACCAGCCCTATTGTAATCCTACTGTGAATTTGCCTTTGTCACCACACACTAAGGAGTACCGTTTGCCCAAAACTGATTTCCCTAGATTCGATGGCATAGATCCTAAATTGTGGAAAGATAAGGCTGAGAAGTACTTTCGTTTGTTTAAGGTCCCTGCACATATGTGGTCTCCTTTTGCCACCATGCACTTTAACACTACAGCTGCTAGGTGGTTGCAAACATATGAAGCACAACACTCTGTTGAAACTTGGGCTGAGTTGTGTGTAGCTTTAGTCAATAAGTATGGTAAAGATAATTATCACCATCACATGAAGGACATCTTGCAGTGTCGTCAAACTGAAGATGTCACTTCTTACCACACCACTTTTAATGAATCTATGCATAAAGTCCTCATGCATAATGAAGCTCTAGATGATATTTTCTTTGCCACCAAATTTGTGGAAGGGCTAAAGCCACAGATTCGAAATGCATTAATGTTACATAAGCCGAGAACTGTTGATGCGGCTTTGTCACTCGCCCTTATGCAGGAGGAGATGCTGGAGCATAATCAGAAGCGTTATTCTGTCAGAAATGCAAGACATTATACTGGTGGTGGTGTTAATCCTGAGAGACCCTCATCATCAGCGGATAAGGGTGTTTTAGGGGCTGCACCTACAGAGGAAAAATCATCAGCTAAACCCCAGGGGGCTTCTAAATTTGATTCTCTCAGAGCTCAGCGGAAGGCGAGAGGAGAATGTTTCAAGTGTGGTGCCAAGTATGGACCCAATCACAAGTGTCCCAAACATGTACCCTTGCATGTACTGGAGGAATTGTTGGAAGTGATTCAGATAGATCAGGAAGATGATCACTCAGAAGCAAGTACTCATAGCAGCGATGAGGACAATCTGATGAGTTTGTCTCACTGGGCAGCTGCTGGAACTATGGGCAAGAAAACCATACGTTTGCAGGGCCAAATCGGGGGCAAGGAAATTCTGATTTTAGTGGATTCAGGCAGCTCTTCCAATTTCATCAGTGAAACTCTTGCTCAGCAACTGAAGTGTCCATTGGCGGACATCCCTGTTACAGCTGTCACAGTGGCCAATGGTGGTAAATTAACAACATCCAAAGTAGCTCCTGCTCTGTCCGGGTGGACACAAGGACACACCTTCACCACAAACTTGAAACTGCTCAACATACAGTGTTATGAcatgattttgggcatggagtgGCTAGAGGAATTTAGTCCCATGTGGGTGGACTGGAAGAGGAAATCCATCAGATGCACACATCATAGTAAAAGAATCACCCTGCGGGGAGTCAAGGATAATACAACATCATGCACCAAGCTTTCGTCCAAGAAATTGCAAGGTATTTTGCGGATGGGTAATTTTGCACAGCTGGTTCAACTGTGTGCAGTAGCTGAACAACCACAAGATGCTGCTATTCCAGCTGCCATACAGTCAGTTCTGGACTCTAACAAGGATTTATTCAAAGAACCCACTTCTCTCCCACCCAAGAGGGTGTTTGATCATCAGATTGATCTGCTGCCTGGAACAAAACCGGTGAACATCAAGCCATATCGGTACTCCCCCACTcaaaaggatgagattgagcGCCAGATCACTGAGATGCTGAACAATGGGGTAATAAAGCCGAGCACCAGCCCTTTCGCATCTCCAGTCCTtttggtgaagaagaaagacggtACATGA